Proteins encoded in a region of the Zea mays cultivar B73 chromosome 4, Zm-B73-REFERENCE-NAM-5.0, whole genome shotgun sequence genome:
- the LOC109945950 gene encoding uncharacterized protein, producing MLLTFKIPIILLCWSYLQLTFLRWGIAYCVKGGLEKELKAMQYLERIECEYDQKISIDFYKEGDPLKPAVTGFLVFVSTPDPIGNKYYLGPAPLQYMARQIATANGPTGYNRDYLFSMEKALASISHEDDSIIDLANEVRKVLNRTKDTKITGANASLKSHAHYIAESLLFLAMQARELFYYLKGKGAPSPRRAPRPLPTLVVVTEGAATSQQMSVAIPLEQSITPVLQDFMNLNIFYLPVYYCGGEEYSSKYDLLLFSAILLRSPHAPPSPSTWKLELSLH from the exons ATGCTACTCACATTTAAGATTCCCATAATTTTGTTATGTTGGTCTTATTTACAGTTAACTTTTTTGCGCTGGGGAATTGCATATTGTGTCAAGGGTGGTCTAGAAAAAGAGCTAAAAGCAATGCAG TACTTGGAGAGAATAGAGTGTGAGTACGACCAGAAGATATCCATTGATttctacaag GAAGGAGATCCCTTGAAACCAGCTGTGACGGGCTTCTTAGT GTTCGTTTCCACTCCAGATCCAATTGGCAACAAGTACTATCTTGGCCCTGCTCCTTTGCAGTATATGGCAAG GCAAATTGCTACAGCCAATGGCCCTACTGGCTATAATAGGGATTACCTGTTCTCAATGGAGAAGGCATTAGCCAGCATTA GCCATGAAGATGATTCGATCATAGATCTTGCAAACGAGGTGAGGAAGGTGCTCAACAGAACAAAGGATACCAAGATCACTGGTGCCAATGCTTCCCTAAAATCACATGCACATTAT ATCGCTGAGAGTTTATTGTTCCTGGCGATGCAGGCGCGTGAACTCTTCTACTACCTCAAGG GGAAGGGTGCTCCCAGCCCCCGTCGTGCCCCTCGGCCCCTCCCAACCCTCGTCGTCGTAACGGAG GGTGCTGCGACAAGCCAGCAGATGAGCGTGGCGATCCCGCTGGAGCAGTCCATCACGCCGGTGCTTCAGGACTTTATGAATCTCAACATATTCTATCTACCAGTGTATTACTgtggaggtgaggagtatagctcAAAGTATGATCTGCTCCTCTTCTCTGCTATCCTTCTCCGCTCCCCTCATGCTCCACCATCACCGTCGACATGGAAACTAGAGTTGTCCCTCCACTAG